The Macadamia integrifolia cultivar HAES 741 chromosome 3, SCU_Mint_v3, whole genome shotgun sequence genome segment TTTGTATTGCATGATCAACAGAAAGGTATGCAATATTATTAAGTGTAATTCCTTGTCACTACCTCGTAAAATCAAGAATTTCCAACATGTGCTAGATGATATGAAAATGGCATTCCCCGATATTGATTATTCCCCTGAGGTTCGAATAAATATCGGTGATATTGATTATGCTTTCCAACAAGTATATAAAAATAGAAGTGGGGATGAAGCAGTAGTAAAAGTTGGAAGCAGAGCGGAGGAGGACAAAACAAAGAttgttaatattattattaataatcgACAACAAATGCTCATCTCTGTCCTCCCTATACTAGGGGACCTATTTATTGGCAAGAAAACACTAGCAAAGCTGGTCTTCGATGACGAGTCAATTAAGTCGCATTTTGATCTCAGATTTTGGGTTGGTACTGTGTGGTTCTTGCACTTGAGAGACATTGTAACAGAAATAGTTGAACAGTCTCTTAGAAGAAGTATGGGTGGTATGGGTGGTGGTGATTTACAGCACATGTTAGAAGAGATTTTGAGTGGGAAAAGGTTTTTACTTGTGTTGACTGACGTGTGGTTCCGGGGGCtaccagaaaaagaaagatgggatAATTTACAAACTTTGTTAAGAGTTGGCTCCAAAGGGAGCACAATTATTGTAACAACAGATTATCGAAGAACTGCAAGAATAATGGGGACAATTCCACCATATGAATTAAGCAGACTATCAATAGAAGAAAGTTGGGCATTGTTCAGGAGAAATGTATTTGGGAGAGGAAGTGCAGTACTAGAGACTCCAAATCTAGTCAGAATAGGATTGGAATTAGTTGAGGAATTCCAAGGTTTTCCGTTCGCTTTAACAATTCTAGGTGCCATGATGCGCTTCAAAACAAATATACAAGACTGGACAACTATCCTAAAAACTATGAAAGCACTACATAGCAATAGCGATTCAGTTATTGAGTCTGCACTGAAGATTTGTTACAATGACATGGAGTCACCATTGAAACGATGCTTTTCATATTGCTCAGTCTTTCCCAAGAATTTTATAATCgagaagaagaaattgattcAATTATGGATGGCTCAAGGTTTCCTAGAACAAGAAGCATCATCATCCATTAATGATAATGGTGGTGGAGAtcatgatgatgtaatattaaTGGAAGAGGAGGATATAGGTAATGCATATTTCAAATCATTGGTGCTTAGGTCCTTCCTTCGAGTTGTCAAATTCGATGATAATGGTGAACCATTAGAATGCACGATGGATGCCTCTTTCCGTAATTTTGTACAGGATCTACCAACTCCTCGTCATTGCATTCTTGATTTTCgattggttcttgattttcCTGATGATATTTCTTATCATGGTCACTTTTCTAAGAGCCTACGTGTACTAGAACTCAAACACGTCAACAAAGATGAGTTGCCATCCTCAATTGGAGAGTTAATACACTTGAGGTATCTTGATCTTTCCCATGGTCGGTTTAAAGCATTACCTGCTTCCATTTCCAAACTCTACCATTTGCAAACTCTGAAGCTGTTACATTGtagatttcttcaaagatttCCAAAAGGTTTAGGGCGACTGCGTAACCTTAAAATCTTGACTTCATTTAAGGTGGGCAACATGAATGTAACCACCGGTGATGAAGCTGGTATTGATGAACTAGGATGTCTACTACAACTTGGAGGAAGTTTGAGTTTAATTGGTCTCAACAATGTGAAAAGTAGAGAAGATGCTAAAGCAGCAAATTTGAAGGACAAACAAAAACTCCAAGAGTTGACATTAGAATGGGAATCAGATTGGCATGTTTGTTCCAACGAGGAAAGCAGGAAACAAGACCATATATTGGAGGAGCTCCAACCTCATCAAAATCTGTTTCTTCTGAGGATAGTACGTTTCAGTGGCACCGAACTCCCTACTTGGTTGAATAATGGGAGTTCACATCTCTCAAATTTACAGGAACTCTCTATTTACTCATGTCACCATGTGAAAGTCTTTGGATATGACAGGCTTGAGATCTCTTCGGAAATTGATGATTTCATATTGTGAAAATCTGGAGTATGCAGGAGTTGAGGGTCTCATGCACTTGGAGCTTTTGGAATTCAAGGGATGTGATAAGCTGAAATCTCTTGGAGTGAAGAAGGGCACAAATCAGGAAGAGCATCAAGTGGGTTCCTCACGAGATGAACAAATGAACAACATACCCAATCTTCGTAGTGCGAAGATGTGGATCGAAAGTTGTGATCGTCTTACAACTTTACCAGAGAAGCTCTTGCAATCACTGACGACACTGCATATAGAAAATTGTGCAAATCGAATGGTTTTGACAACAGGCTTAGAAAACCTTTCGTTGCTTCATCACTTGCAGATAGAAATTTGTCCAAATCTAAAGAAATTGCCAGAGGACATAggacatctctcatctcttcaaCACTTTTCAATTAGGGAATGCCCTAAGCTTGAGTCTTTATCAGAAGAGATGCAACACTGGAAATCGCTGCAAAAGCTGAGCATAGTTGGTTGTGCATATCTATGGGCTCTACCTGGGGGAATTGCAAAACTTACATCACTTAAAGAATTGGAGATCAATGGATGTGATTCATTGATCTCTTTTCCTGACGAGATGAAAGAATTGATGTCGTTACAAAAGCTGAAGATTGAACATTGTTCAAATTTGAGAGCTCTACCGGACGGCCTCGCCAACCTCTCGTTACTAGAGGTATTGGAAATTTCGAGTTGCAATAGGTTGAAGTCTTTGCCTGGAGGGATGCAACACTTAGCATCACTAGATACATTGAAGATAAAAGGTTGTGATAATCTGGAAAAATTGCCAGAGGAATTGGGGAAACCCTCAACCCTTCGTGTGTTGGCTATAATTGGTTGTCCTAATCTAGAAGTTCTACCTGAGGGATTGAGAAACCTCCAAAACCTCCGTCTATTGGAAATATCTGATTGTTCTAATCTAACCACTCTACCAGAAGGCTTGGGAGACCTCTCATCACTTCGATCTCTGTACATCCAAAGATGCCTTAAATTGACGTCATTCCTGGAAAATTTGCAACAGATGACATCCTTACAAGTACTTTGGTTGATCGAGTGTCCGAAACTAAAAGATTTGTCCACAgggttggggtttctctcagCACTTGAGAAGTTGACCATCTGGGGATGTCATAACCTCATCAAGCTTTTTCCTGGGGAGGACTTCTTGGGGATTCAAGCCCTGAACTCATTAAAAGAGCTGATCATTTCGAATTGTTCAAAACTACAAACCCTTCCATACGGATTGGAGAATCTCCCGTCACTTAGAGTGCTGGTTATTTGGAAGTGCTCTGAATTGGAGTCTTTCGAGAACGTGGTAATAGaactgaaagaaagaaagttaaGAAAACTAAACATAAGAGACTGTCCTTACCTGGAGACCATAAATGATGCGTCTTAATCCTCTTGTTCACATCATCCTTACTCCTCCACACTACAGGTCCGTTTTCTCGTACATTCAactaatttttttgcttttgaattttcattttcGACCAATGCTTGAAAATCTAGTGTTTGTTTAGCtacttatttcttctttcccctgCATTTTCTCTAAATTTCGATTTTGTTTGTTGTTGGAGTTAAGACTCGTGTTTTTTAATGGATACAAAGTCTTGTTCATGGGATGGTTGTGGTTGGCTATTGGTCCTCTGTGAGATCTGGGTCCATTTCTTCTCTTACATTGACATACAAACATCTTTCAAATTATCTTTACTCTTGGCCCTCCTTATGCATGCATTCCTTTTGAGCCTATGAATTGTAATATCTCATTGTTTCCCTCCTAGcaacaatatttttcattttggatgaattttttcctttccttttggaTGAATTTCACATCTTATAGTtttgttcaaacttcaaaggcAGATAATTCTCCTTCTTActtttacatttttgttttgaaagaaaaaatgaatcttATTCAAGTTTTGGGTAGAGGAACCAGAGCCATAGGAAGGCCCAAATAGAAAATTGTGTTTATTCAATGGTTTTAATGAAGTACACGGGCTTGGCCCTCCGGCTACCATTTCGTATCTATTTCTTCAAGCCTCATTTGTGAACACAcacttctctctgtctctctctctgagaACCTTAAATTCCTTCCTGGTTTACTCAAGATTTTGTTGGTGATGTCTACTTCAAGAATTGATTTTTAAGTCTATAATTTATTATCGTGTTGATTAGgatttgattcttctcttcacCTTTTCTGTGTATTTGAATTGTTTGTGGTGGTCATGAATGTAGaagtggaagatgaaaaattctTGTATGTTCCAACGCTTGTTTTAGCTAAGTATCCAGAAATTTGGCTTTGTAACTAAGGGATTTGTTGGTAGAGATCTAAGCTTCAGTTGAATTGATGTCAAGTATGAGGAGTAGTTTGAAAGGGAAAAGGCCATGTGGGTGGATTCTGTTATGTTGGGGTTTTTATGAGAAAGCTATTTGAAGCTACTTGTTTTGGGTCTGTCATTGGAAAGATGCAATTATAAAGTTTTTGAGAAAGGCATTTGGAGCTTCTTGTTTTGGGGTTGTTATTCGGAAGATGTAATTGTAAAGTTTTTGAGaaatacattttcttttcttcccccaCACTCCACCCCCAAAAGCAACCCAGCGAAGCTGTATTTCTGTATTATATAACAGTGTTGGATGCATTCCATTTCAGCAGAGAGGTACTGTTATCGGGGAAGCTAGGGAGTTGATAAATCTGTGGATCAtccaaggaagagaggagacCTCAATAAGCACCATCAAGGCATTCGTCATATCACACCCTGATTCATTACTTGAATGGGAACCATCGTAAGGAACAGTTTTGTGCTGCCTTGTAATTATCCCGACTGGTGGAAAGTGCTAGAGCACTTTGGAAGAAAATGCAGTTTAGGTGACAACCCATATGTCCATTCAAGCTCTATGGTACTTATACTTTTTGTGTTTTGATTTGatgattttaattttctatagTACATTGTCTTGTAGGGGAAATATGAAATTGATGTTGTTGGTAAGAAATGGGTCTACAGTGGAAAGCCTTTAAGGTCGAATGGAAGGCTGAAATATTTGATAGATGTGATAGCTACGAGTTAATTGAGAAATGTGATACTCGTGTTCTACTAGATCAGTGGAAAGAGCTCATAACTAAGTGGCAGAATGAGAAAAATGAGgtaggatttatttatttgcctAGAATGCATTTCTAATTGTTAACTGTGGCTGGCACATAGGTCATTTATGTTATTCGATATAGTGGGATATTTGTATATGAAATAATGAGAGcagatcaaaacaaaaaattagtcaTACTGCTGGGCAAAGAAGTTTTACCCATCTTTACAATATTACGATACATTTCTTGTACACAAATACATATAAATGATAATTCTGAAGTAACatgtaacaattttttttttttggttcaacaGAGGGCCCTGAAGGTGAGAAGCCTTCAAGGTTCAAGAATATTTATGATTAGACATAAGGAGAAGAACTAACAGCCATTAGATGGGGCTTCATAAGAAACAACGGTATTTATTTCTATGTTATGTATTTGTTGCTGTAAagacctttatttatttattttttgctaacTTCATTTACAATTATTTGTAGACAAAGCTCAATGATGAGTTGAGTCAGTTGCCCAAAGAAACAAGAAATTACAAAGCAATCAAAGAAGGCATCTTCGTGTTCAAGTGCGCTTGCTCGGAGTTGGAGTAAGCCAAAGGACCTTGGACTAACAAAGATGCGGGAGAACACAAAGTTGCAGTGTCAAATGGCAGAGTTGAAGCAAGAAGTGGTGGAAGAAAGCAAGAAGTcgtggaagaaagaaagaagttgaTGGAAGCACTGGCGGAAGTTAAAAAAAAGATGAAGCAAGAGCTGAAAGACGAAAAGTAGAAGAATGCATAGGCTCTTTCCAGTATGCAATCACAACTTAGAAAAAGTTACAATGACTATTAATTACAGATTTAATGCAACTAAttttgattgaagattcatttgaTCAATAGGTCAATGAGGAGATTGCACAAGCAATCATAGGAGAGTGAGAGAGGTAACTATTCTCATAGGAGTTGTTATACATATGTCCCTTGTTCTTCTATaattgtttgttttcttttcttctttcttcatttttaccTAATATGTTCTCTaacaacagttttttttttttagcttcttcttttttgttgcgGCTTCAGCCCTAGATCTTCAGAGAATTGCTTCTTCTCTTGCGGGATAATGGGTATATTATTAAGTTTTTAAAATTCCAATTTTGTCCATGTTAATTTCTCGATTGGAATGTTCATGTGTCTATTTTCTTCCATTATGAGATTTTTACTAGTTATGTTTGCAGAGGCTAATTACATGTTCTATGCTCCTTTTCTTGTAATATTATTACTCTAATTCATTAGCGGAGAAATCAGGGACAGAGGGAGCTCATGATACACTAGTAGCAGATTGTGGAGATATAAGTGTGCTGCCTCACTAGATTCAAGAAAActtgttaaatatttttttgggaaagagAAGCTTGAAAGGCAGGTAACCCCTGCACCCAGACATGGGGATAAAATGACCACCCTGCTCCTCATGAAATGGAAATCCCACCCCTGTTGATGTTTCAGTGTGCGCTTCCATTGGTCCCCACGTTAATGCAAGGCCACGCTGCCTTTCAGGGAACCCTCTCCG includes the following:
- the LOC122074336 gene encoding putative disease resistance protein RGA3 encodes the protein MRDYGKMGMRDYAAAGKKLMISSTTLGRGVQEEYEKLQRIVREAKVILMDLEWRRLRRGYTADVRGWLNQITVLYCEADDMLDELSYEAHATTRIIQMKEEKADLYCMINRKVCNIIKCNSLSLPRKIKNFQHVLDDMKMAFPDIDYSPEVRINIGDIDYAFQQVYKNRSGDEAVVKVGSRAEEDKTKIVNIIINNRQQMLISVLPILGDLFIGKKTLAKLVFDDESIKSHFDLRFWVGTVWFLHLRDIVTEIVEQSLRRSMGGMGGGDLQHMLEEILSGKRFLLVLTDVWFRGLPEKERWDNLQTLLRVGSKGSTIIVTTDYRRTARIMGTIPPYELSRLSIEESWALFRRNVFGRGSAVLETPNLVRIGLELVEEFQGFPFALTILGAMMRFKTNIQDWTTILKTMKALHSNSDSVIESALKICYNDMESPLKRCFSYCSVFPKNFIIEKKKLIQLWMAQGFLEQEASSSINDNGGGDHDDVILMEEEDIGNAYFKSLVLRSFLRVVKFDDNGEPLECTMDASFRNFVQDLPTPRHCILDFRLVLDFPDDISYHGHFSKSLRVLELKHVNKDELPSSIGELIHLRYLDLSHGRFKALPASISKLYHLQTLKLLHCRFLQRFPKGLGRLRNLKILTSFKVGNMNVTTGDEAGIDELGCLLQLGGSLSLIGLNNVKSREDAKAANLKDKQKLQELTLEWESDWHVCSNEESRKQDHILEELQPHQNLNSLFTHVTM
- the LOC122072894 gene encoding disease resistance protein RPP5-like, giving the protein MTGLRSLRKLMISYCENLEYAGVEGLMHLELLEFKGCDKLKSLGVKKGTNQEEHQVGSSRDEQMNNIPNLRSAKMWIESCDRLTTLPEKLLQSLTTLHIENCANRMVLTTGLENLSLLHHLQIEICPNLKKLPEDIGHLSSLQHFSIRECPKLESLSEEMQHWKSLQKLSIVGCAYLWALPGGIAKLTSLKELEINGCDSLISFPDEMKELMSLQKLKIEHCSNLRALPDGLANLSLLEVLEISSCNRLKSLPGGMQHLASLDTLKIKGCDNLEKLPEELGKPSTLRVLAIIGCPNLEVLPEGLRNLQNLRLLEISDCSNLTTLPEGLGDLSSLRSLYIQRCLKLTSFLENLQQMTSLQVLWLIECPKLKDLSTGLGFLSALEKLTIWGCHNLIKLFPGEDFLGIQALNSLKELIISNCSKLQTLPYGLENLPSLRVLVIWKCSELESFENVVIELKERKLRKLNIRDCPYLETINDAS